TCCCAGTTGCGTCGTTTCGTATCGGCGTCGTAGCGGTCCTTGAAGAGGTTCAGCATCATGACGACGTCGGCCTGCTTGATCACCTGCGTCGGCACCGCCAAACCCTGTCCGGCACCGAGGTATTCGTTGGGATGCACGCGCTTTCCCTTCACGGCGTCGACGGATACATCATCCAATTTGAAGTAGCCCTCAAACTGCTCAATGAGTCCGGTCTGTGGATCGGGTTCCGGCACGTGCAGATTCGCCGCCAGATCTTCTAGGCAGGCCAGTTCATCGGCCATGCCGAGGCGCTTGAGCAAAGCCTCCAATTCGGCCGGGTGGTGCTGACGAAAATGCGCCACCACCGCCAACGCGATGCGCACCGTTTCCCGCGCCACCTGACTGGTGAACGCGTTGTTGTTCACCCGCTCGTGGTATTCGTCGGGGCCGATCACATCGAGGATCTCGAAACGCTGCTTCTCGCGTTTGAAGTAGGCGTAGGAGTCGTAAAACCGCGCGCACTCCAGGATCACTTCCGCCCCACCCTCGCGCAGCAATGTATCGTCGCCGGTGTGCTCGAAGTGCTTCCAAATCGCGATGGCGACGTCGCCGCTGATATGCACCTGCTTGTCGCGAAAGTGCGTGCGCAAATCGCGTCCGGTGGTCGGGTCGCCGACGTTAAAATAACTGCACGCGTCGTCGCCGGTTTCCTGACTCTCCCAGGCGTAAAACGCCCCGCGGTAGCCGGGACCTTCCGTGCGCGCCTTGCGCCGAGCCCCATCCAAGGTGCGCACGCGGTAGCGCAGCAGTTCCGTCGCCGCCGCCGGGTGCGTGTGCAGGAAGAACGGAAACATGAACATCTCCGTGTCCCAAAACACGGCGCCTTTGTAGACCTGACCCGACAGCGCTCGCGCCGGGATGGACAAGCCACTGCCCGGCCATGGCGCCGTGATGAGAAGCTGGAAGATGCTGTAACGCAGCGCCTGCTGCGCCTCCGGATCACCATCGATCACCACATCGGACCGTGACCACTTTTCCCGCCACGCGGCCACGTGCGCCGCATGACATGCTTCGTATCCGGACTGCTGTGACGCGCGTGCCACTCGGCAGGCCTCTGCCACCACACGGTCGTTGGCGACATCGTTACCGGTGACCACCGCGAAGAACTTCGTAAACTGCAGCGGGCTCTCCGGCGTGAGCGCCTGTTCAACCTCCCGCAACGCGCTGACGGCTTCGTTCGCCAGCGTCGCCTCATCCCAAGCGGGAGCGATGCACTCCGCCACGGCCACGCGTTGCTGGTTTTCGTGCGTGAGGCCTTCGACCACGAGCGTGCCGTTCGGCGCGCTGGCGGAGAGCTCCGGCAGATGCGGACCGTTGATGTCCCAGATGCGACCATCGATGCCGGTGCGAATTTTCACGGTCATCGGCGCATCGACGGAGATCGTCAGCCGCACCACGCCGAGATGGCGTTCCTCCACGCTGATGAAACGTTCCGAACGCAGCGTCAGGGCGGAGTCCGCCGGACCGACGCGAAACACCGTCTCGCGGGTAAAGACCGCTTCGGCGAGGTTCAGCGATTGGATATGGGACAGCACGCGATCGCCGAGCTCGCTTAACAACACGCCATCGACGCTCAGCTCCGTGAAGCCACCGTTGGGGGCGTTGACCGGCTCGCGCCACGCCTCCCCCACCCGATCGTAAAGACCGGCGAGGGTGATCCCCACCGATTGCTCCGGACCGTATTCATCCAGCGTGCCACGGTAACCCATGTAACCGTTGGCGAGCTGATACAGGTTCCCGCGGCGCATGATGCTCTCCGCATCACCGCTCGCGTCACTTGTGCTGATAACCCAAGAATCCATGCAAAGTTTCCGCTCAGGTGCGACGACCCTCGTCCTTCACCCGCAGCATGAGCACCGCCGCGACCACCATGGACGCGCCGCCCAATACCAGGGCCAAAATCGCCTGACCGTGAAACACCGTGCGCACCAACAGGCCCAGCACCGCCGCGGCGAGGATCTGAGGGATCACGATGAAGAAATTAAACATGCCCATGTAGACGCCCATCTTCCGGTAGGGCACCACACTGCTGAGAATCGCATAAGGCAGCGTGAGCAGACTCGCCCAGGCCACACCGAGACCGACCATCGACACGATCAGAAGCTTGGGGTCGCGAAACACATACATGGACGCCAAACCGAGTCCGCCGATGACAAGACACACCACGTGCGTGAAAACACGACTGGTGCGCTTCGCCATCACCGGCAGGACAAAGGCGACCAAGGCGGCGACCCCGTTGTAAACCGACATGAGCACACCCACCCAGTTGGCGCCCTCGTTGTAGGCGGCCGACTGCGGGTCACTGCTGCCGAAGTGGTGACTCGTGACCGCGCCGGTGGCGTAGATGAAGAACGCGAAGAGCGCGAACCAGGTGAACACCTGCGCCAGCGCCAACTGCCGCATGGCCGACGGCATGTGCCCGAGGTCGTAAACGATCTCCACCAGCCCACCGCGGTTGCCCGCCCGGTAGCGCCACGCTGCCACCAGTTGCAGCACGCCGTAAGCGGCCACCCCGCAGGACAGGATGTAGAGGCCCTTGTCCCAACCGAGGGAGCGAATCAGGAAAGTGAATACAACACCGCCGACCAGCAGTCCTAGGCCAGCCAGCGTGTTGCGTCGCGCATCCAGTTCGAAGGACGGCTCCGCAGCGGGATCGGCCGCGCCCGTGTTCTCCTCACCGTGGAAGGCCTGCTGCTCCTCCGGCGAATACTCTTTCACGCGAAACACGGTCCACATGACGGTGAGGAAGTAGACGCCGCCACCGAGGATGAACGACCACTTCACCGAGTCAGGCACCACGCCGGCGGGCGCGGTGTTGGCGACTTGAAACACGTTGCTCAGCAGCCACGGCATGAGTGAACCCACCACCGAGCTCGCGCCGATAAAAAAGGTCTGCATGGCGAAACCCGCCGTGCGCTGCTCGTCCGGCAGCATGTCGCCCACAAAGGCGCGCATCGGCTCCATCGTGATGTTGATGGAGGCGTCGAGGATCCAGAGCATGCCCGCCGCAAACCACAGCGCCGGCGAGTTGGGCATGATGAAGAGCGCCAGCGAGGCGAGGATGGCGCCTGCGAGGAAGAAGGGTTTGCGTCGCCCGAGTCGGTTCCAGGTGCGATCGCTGTAGTAACCCACGATGGGTTGCACGATCAGGCCGGTCACCGGGCCGGCGATCCACAGAATCGGGATCTCGTCGATCGACGCGCCGAGCGTCTCGAAGATACGACTGACATTGGCATTCT
This portion of the Actomonas aquatica genome encodes:
- a CDS encoding glycoside hydrolase family 65 protein, yielding MDSWVISTSDASGDAESIMRRGNLYQLANGYMGYRGTLDEYGPEQSVGITLAGLYDRVGEAWREPVNAPNGGFTELSVDGVLLSELGDRVLSHIQSLNLAEAVFTRETVFRVGPADSALTLRSERFISVEERHLGVVRLTISVDAPMTVKIRTGIDGRIWDINGPHLPELSASAPNGTLVVEGLTHENQQRVAVAECIAPAWDEATLANEAVSALREVEQALTPESPLQFTKFFAVVTGNDVANDRVVAEACRVARASQQSGYEACHAAHVAAWREKWSRSDVVIDGDPEAQQALRYSIFQLLITAPWPGSGLSIPARALSGQVYKGAVFWDTEMFMFPFFLHTHPAAATELLRYRVRTLDGARRKARTEGPGYRGAFYAWESQETGDDACSYFNVGDPTTGRDLRTHFRDKQVHISGDVAIAIWKHFEHTGDDTLLREGGAEVILECARFYDSYAYFKREKQRFEILDVIGPDEYHERVNNNAFTSQVARETVRIALAVVAHFRQHHPAELEALLKRLGMADELACLEDLAANLHVPEPDPQTGLIEQFEGYFKLDDVSVDAVKGKRVHPNEYLGAGQGLAVPTQVIKQADVVMMLNLFKDRYDADTKRRNWEYYEPRTEHGSSLSACAYAMVAAEFGNLDYAYRYFLKTAKIDLEAAYKVFAGTVFIGGSHPAANGGAWMTAVMGFGGVQADRDGLHIRPRLYRQWQRLAFSLCYRGDAFQVDITPSKLTVAADPANARFHTLDLAGEAVTCPPGTTVTVAY
- a CDS encoding MFS transporter, which codes for MKAKPRLDFWQLWNMSFGYVGIQFGFALQNANVSRIFETLGASIDEIPILWIAGPVTGLIVQPIVGYYSDRTWNRLGRRKPFFLAGAILASLALFIMPNSPALWFAAGMLWILDASINITMEPMRAFVGDMLPDEQRTAGFAMQTFFIGASSVVGSLMPWLLSNVFQVANTAPAGVVPDSVKWSFILGGGVYFLTVMWTVFRVKEYSPEEQQAFHGEENTGAADPAAEPSFELDARRNTLAGLGLLVGGVVFTFLIRSLGWDKGLYILSCGVAAYGVLQLVAAWRYRAGNRGGLVEIVYDLGHMPSAMRQLALAQVFTWFALFAFFIYATGAVTSHHFGSSDPQSAAYNEGANWVGVLMSVYNGVAALVAFVLPVMAKRTSRVFTHVVCLVIGGLGLASMYVFRDPKLLIVSMVGLGVAWASLLTLPYAILSSVVPYRKMGVYMGMFNFFIVIPQILAAAVLGLLVRTVFHGQAILALVLGGASMVVAAVLMLRVKDEGRRT